A genome region from Cohaesibacter gelatinilyticus includes the following:
- a CDS encoding ABC transporter substrate-binding protein: MRSLILGTSLLALGLSSTLAADKTVYLAAYGGSTETLFKEVIIPKWEAKTGAKVVYVSGNSTDTLAKLRAQKGAQEIDIAFIDDGPMTQAIQFGFCDTVKEETYADLYDNARMKDNKAVGIGIVATGLAYNARMFKEKGWEAPTSWNDLADPKFKGKIAIPPITNGYGLHALIVSAQLNGGGEDNIEPGFKAFEDKIDRNVLVYEPSSGKMSELFQNGEIAMSVWGSGRLKSLADQGFPGEFAYPKEGAVNLLIAACPVVGSDVPELAQDFLKFMTTPEMQSYFAIQKGWGPVNRNVTLTSEQIGALPVGPDRVDKLINIDYTLVNPARGEWTKQWTRRIER, from the coding sequence ATGCGTTCACTCATTCTAGGAACATCGCTTTTGGCTCTTGGCCTGAGCTCGACCCTTGCAGCTGATAAAACCGTCTATCTGGCAGCTTATGGTGGTTCAACCGAGACTTTGTTCAAGGAAGTCATCATCCCGAAATGGGAGGCCAAAACCGGTGCCAAAGTGGTCTATGTCTCTGGCAATTCAACCGACACACTTGCCAAGTTACGCGCCCAGAAGGGTGCCCAGGAAATTGACATTGCCTTTATCGATGATGGTCCGATGACGCAGGCCATCCAGTTCGGTTTCTGCGACACCGTCAAGGAAGAAACCTATGCTGACCTTTATGACAATGCCCGTATGAAAGATAACAAGGCTGTTGGCATTGGCATTGTCGCGACCGGGCTCGCCTACAATGCCAGGATGTTCAAGGAAAAGGGTTGGGAGGCCCCTACATCCTGGAACGATCTGGCGGACCCGAAATTCAAGGGTAAGATTGCCATTCCGCCCATCACCAATGGCTATGGTTTGCATGCATTGATCGTGAGCGCTCAGCTCAATGGTGGCGGCGAAGATAACATCGAGCCTGGCTTCAAGGCATTTGAGGACAAAATTGATCGGAATGTATTGGTTTATGAACCATCCTCGGGCAAAATGTCCGAATTGTTCCAAAATGGTGAGATCGCAATGTCTGTCTGGGGCAGTGGTCGTTTGAAATCCCTGGCCGATCAAGGCTTTCCCGGTGAATTTGCCTATCCGAAAGAAGGTGCAGTCAATCTTCTGATTGCTGCATGCCCGGTTGTTGGTTCAGATGTACCGGAACTGGCCCAGGATTTCCTGAAATTCATGACCACACCTGAAATGCAATCATATTTTGCCATCCAGAAAGGTTGGGGTCCGGTCAATAGGAATGTGACATTGACCAGTGAACAAATTGGTGCATTGCCGGTGGGGCCAGACCGCGTCGATAAGCTGATCAATATCGACTATACTTTGGTCAATCCTGCTCGTGGGGAGTGGACCAAACAATGGACACGTCGCATCGAGCGTTAA
- a CDS encoding ABC transporter ATP-binding protein, translating to MSFLTLESLSKQFGDFTAVKGLDLSIEKGEFISLLGPSGCGKTTTLQMIGGLLTPTSGRILLDGKDISHTPPNKRGLGIVFQSYALFPHMTATENVAFGLEMRGMNKVERLERAHIALKQVKLDQFADRHPKQMSGGQRQRVALARALVIEPPVLLLDEPLSNLDAKLREDMRMELRLLQQDIGVTTILVTHDQEEALSMSDRIVVMKEGQMEQLASPLQLYEHPRNTFVSDFVGKTNLIPATAQGQTEEGAQVLIDDEMVTLPGQTLEQGSELTISIRPEKFQMSDDSSDHEVEVRAAVFLGSSWLYRVSSKMGDLFITQPNDGCAGYKKGQTAYVRWSQDAITLFSEGN from the coding sequence ATGTCCTTTCTCACCCTTGAATCTCTTAGTAAACAATTTGGTGATTTCACTGCTGTCAAAGGCCTTGATCTTTCCATCGAAAAAGGGGAGTTCATCTCCCTGCTTGGGCCATCTGGTTGCGGCAAGACCACAACCTTGCAAATGATTGGTGGATTGTTGACGCCAACCAGCGGTCGTATCCTTCTTGATGGAAAGGATATCTCTCATACTCCGCCAAACAAGCGTGGTCTTGGAATTGTGTTCCAGTCCTATGCGTTGTTTCCACATATGACCGCAACGGAGAATGTTGCCTTTGGTCTGGAAATGCGTGGAATGAATAAAGTAGAAAGACTGGAGCGCGCTCATATTGCCTTGAAACAGGTAAAGCTCGATCAATTTGCAGATCGTCATCCCAAGCAGATGTCGGGGGGGCAGCGCCAGCGAGTTGCTTTGGCTCGTGCTCTGGTGATTGAGCCGCCTGTTCTGTTGCTTGATGAGCCTTTGTCAAATCTGGATGCCAAATTACGCGAAGACATGCGTATGGAGTTGCGCTTGTTGCAACAGGATATTGGTGTAACCACCATTCTTGTAACTCATGACCAGGAAGAAGCCTTGTCAATGAGTGATCGCATCGTGGTGATGAAAGAAGGGCAGATGGAACAGTTGGCCAGTCCATTGCAGCTGTATGAACATCCCCGCAACACTTTTGTTTCTGATTTCGTAGGTAAAACCAACCTGATCCCCGCCACGGCACAAGGCCAGACCGAAGAAGGGGCACAAGTGTTGATTGACGACGAAATGGTTACCCTCCCTGGCCAAACCCTGGAGCAAGGCAGCGAATTGACGATTTCAATTCGACCCGAAAAATTCCAGATGTCTGATGATTCATCGGATCATGAGGTAGAGGTGCGAGCAGCTGTTTTCCTGGGTTCCAGCTGGCTCTATCGAGTATCGAGCAAAATGGGAGATCTGTTCATCACGCAGCCCAATGACGGGTGCGCGGGATATAAAAAGGGCCAGACGGCCTATGTGCGGTGGTCACAGGACGCCATCACTTTGTTTTCGGAGGGCAACTGA
- a CDS encoding ABC transporter permease: MSDVAHAGPGSKSAPYWMTGPGVIFFIALLGAPMIMTLLLSLHSYDFTLGIQNDWTLTNYIEVLGDPYFHKIFGRTFGLALLVTVICIAIGAPEAYVLSRLSNPWKSIFLLVVLGPLLISVVVRTLGWALFFGGNGVLTMTAQALGFGEEPVSLMFTFSGMTIALVHVLVPFMVISVWAALQKIDPQTEDAALSLGASKFTTLRRVTLPQAMPGILSGSIIVFALTASAFATPAIIGGRRMKVVATAAYDEYLSTLNWPLGATIAIVLLAANIAIIISYNQLVERRFAKVFE; the protein is encoded by the coding sequence ATGTCTGATGTTGCTCACGCGGGTCCAGGTAGCAAAAGCGCCCCATATTGGATGACAGGCCCCGGTGTCATTTTCTTCATCGCCCTGCTTGGGGCACCAATGATCATGACCTTATTGCTCAGTTTGCATTCCTATGATTTCACCCTTGGAATTCAGAATGACTGGACATTGACCAATTATATTGAGGTGCTGGGTGATCCCTATTTTCATAAAATCTTTGGACGCACCTTTGGTCTTGCCCTGCTGGTAACCGTGATCTGCATTGCCATCGGTGCACCGGAGGCTTATGTGCTCTCGCGATTGTCCAATCCCTGGAAATCCATTTTTCTGCTGGTTGTTTTGGGACCATTGCTGATTTCAGTTGTTGTGCGAACTCTGGGCTGGGCTTTGTTCTTTGGCGGAAATGGTGTTTTGACCATGACCGCACAAGCACTGGGGTTTGGTGAAGAACCGGTCAGCCTGATGTTCACATTTTCAGGGATGACCATTGCTCTGGTGCATGTGCTGGTTCCCTTCATGGTAATTTCGGTTTGGGCGGCCTTGCAAAAGATAGATCCGCAGACTGAAGATGCAGCTCTTTCACTTGGAGCTTCCAAATTTACCACTTTGCGACGGGTTACCTTGCCACAAGCCATGCCGGGAATTCTGTCGGGGAGCATAATTGTCTTTGCTCTGACCGCAAGTGCCTTTGCGACGCCCGCAATCATTGGTGGTCGCAGGATGAAAGTGGTCGCTACGGCTGCTTATGATGAATATCTCAGTACCTTGAATTGGCCGCTGGGGGCCACCATCGCCATTGTGCTGCTTGCCGCCAATATCGCAATCATTATCAGTTACAACCAGTTGGTCGAGCGTCGCTTTGCCAAGGTCTTTGAATAG
- a CDS encoding ABC transporter permease: protein MQRLGPIALIFHALFVLFIMAPLLMVIAVSFTDKGYLSLPTDGLSLRWFYAIADNPDFIDAFWVSVWLAFLSATLATTIAVPASLAIARKRFWGRDIIAAFLLSPLMIPHLVLGVAFLQFYSKIGLGGSFVGLTAAHVILVTPYALRLSLASATGLPRDAEDAALTLGASRWVTFRRITLPLILPGVAGGWLLSFITSFDELTMSVFVASPATQTLPVRMYHHITQTIDPLIASISTVLIVLTFLVMLLLDRFYGLDKVFVGKG from the coding sequence ATGCAACGTCTTGGACCCATTGCTCTGATTTTTCATGCCTTGTTTGTGCTATTCATCATGGCGCCCCTCCTGATGGTGATTGCCGTCTCCTTCACTGACAAAGGCTATCTATCCTTACCAACGGATGGCTTGTCGCTGCGTTGGTTTTACGCCATTGCTGATAATCCCGATTTTATCGATGCCTTTTGGGTGTCTGTCTGGTTGGCGTTTCTCTCGGCAACTCTGGCAACGACGATTGCTGTTCCGGCATCTCTGGCCATTGCGCGCAAGCGGTTTTGGGGTCGAGATATCATTGCTGCTTTCTTGCTGTCACCGTTGATGATACCGCATCTGGTGCTTGGTGTCGCTTTCCTGCAATTTTATAGCAAGATCGGTCTTGGCGGTTCCTTTGTCGGTCTTACGGCAGCGCACGTCATCCTGGTCACGCCCTATGCCTTACGTTTGTCCCTTGCCTCTGCAACTGGTCTACCTCGTGATGCAGAAGATGCGGCCCTGACATTGGGCGCTTCTCGCTGGGTGACATTCCGGCGCATTACCTTGCCCTTGATCCTGCCTGGTGTTGCAGGTGGATGGCTCTTATCCTTCATCACCAGTTTTGATGAATTGACCATGAGCGTTTTTGTTGCCTCTCCTGCGACACAAACCCTGCCCGTGCGTATGTATCACCATATTACCCAGACGATTGATCCGCTGATTGCATCCATTTCAACCGTTTTGATTGTCCTGACTTTTCTGGTCATGTTGTTGCTGGATCGTTTCTATGGGTTGGACAAGGTCTTTGTCGGAAAGGGGTGA
- a CDS encoding NAD(P)/FAD-dependent oxidoreductase, translated as MRTIVVGGGVVGLSLAYGLLKAGQPVLVLDGSDGDFRASRGNFGLVWVQGKGADFPPYARWTRTSAKLWSGFAKELEELTNLKLSYENKGGVEYCFSAQEMKERKAELSALRDKLDGDYPFEMLSAEQLKKKIPQIGPKVYGASYCPEDSHVNPLSLLRALSQAVRMLGGDIRTNIRVMEIIPGENQAELITENSERFVADRLVLAAGLGAQALGPQLGFKALVRPQQGQVLITEKMPHFLDHPSGTLRQVNEGGVQIGASKAEVGLNDHEDVLTTASLAAHAADVFPMLANAQIVRSWAALRVMSPDGYPIYQRSDKHHYAWFVTCHSGITLAAAHCELLPRWIMSKNDAPDLSPFSEARF; from the coding sequence ATGCGCACAATTGTTGTTGGCGGTGGGGTGGTCGGTCTCTCTCTTGCCTATGGCTTGCTCAAGGCGGGCCAACCAGTGCTTGTACTGGATGGATCAGATGGTGACTTTCGCGCTTCACGAGGCAATTTCGGACTTGTTTGGGTGCAAGGAAAGGGAGCGGATTTTCCTCCCTATGCTCGCTGGACTCGCACATCAGCCAAGCTTTGGTCCGGTTTTGCAAAAGAGCTGGAAGAACTCACGAATCTGAAGCTTTCTTATGAGAATAAGGGTGGCGTGGAATATTGTTTCAGCGCGCAAGAAATGAAGGAGCGTAAAGCCGAATTGTCAGCTTTACGAGACAAACTGGATGGTGATTATCCTTTTGAAATGCTCAGTGCTGAGCAATTGAAAAAGAAAATTCCGCAAATAGGTCCGAAAGTTTATGGAGCCAGCTATTGCCCGGAAGACAGTCATGTCAATCCATTGTCATTGTTGCGTGCACTTTCCCAAGCAGTGCGTATGCTGGGTGGCGATATTCGTACCAATATTCGGGTGATGGAGATCATTCCTGGTGAGAATCAGGCGGAACTGATCACTGAGAATAGCGAGCGATTTGTTGCCGATCGGCTGGTGCTGGCTGCTGGATTGGGTGCGCAAGCTCTGGGGCCACAATTGGGCTTCAAGGCCCTGGTGCGGCCACAGCAGGGACAGGTTCTGATCACTGAGAAAATGCCACATTTCCTTGATCACCCGTCCGGTACTCTGCGTCAGGTCAATGAAGGAGGTGTCCAGATTGGTGCATCAAAGGCTGAAGTCGGACTGAACGATCATGAAGATGTCTTGACCACTGCATCACTTGCAGCCCATGCGGCAGATGTTTTTCCGATGTTGGCCAATGCTCAAATCGTACGAAGCTGGGCGGCCTTGCGGGTCATGTCCCCAGATGGGTATCCCATCTATCAACGTTCAGACAAACATCATTATGCCTGGTTTGTTACCTGTCACAGTGGCATTACTTTGGCAGCTGCCCATTGTGAGTTGTTGCCACGCTGGATAATGAGCAAAAATGATGCACCGGATCTTTCTCCTTTCAGTGAGGCGCGTTTTTGA